The stretch of DNA ATCAACTCCTCGGGGAACTCCTCGCCAACGGACTCGAGCGAGTCGCCGAACGCGTCCGTCCACCGCGCTGCGATGTCCTCGGCTGACCAGCCGCCGTCGGAGTACTCGACCGCGGTGAGTTCGGGGTGCGACCACAGTGCGAGGCGGTCGCCGCCGACCGCGAAGGCTTGCCCGGTGATCTCGGCGGCGGCGTCGGACGCGAGGAACGAGATGATGCCCGCGGCGTCGTCGGGCGTGCCCATTCCGACCTCGCGTCGGATGATCGCGGGCAACGGCTCGCCGTTCTTCATGCCGTCGATGTAGGGGGCGAGGAACGGGACGGTCTCGGTCATCGCCGTGGCGGCGACGGGGCAGACGGCGTTGGCGGTGATGCCGGCGCGCTGCAGTTCCATCGCCCAGGTGCGGACCATGCCGACGATGCCGGACTTGGCGCCGGAGTAGTTGGTCTGCCCGAAGTTGCCGCGCTGGCCGGCGGGGGAGCCGATGCAGATGATGCGGCCACCGTCGCCCTGCTCGC from Rhodococcus opacus B4 encodes:
- the couN gene encoding 4-hydroxyphenyl-beta-hydroxyacyl-CoA dehydrogenase, with the protein product MNLIDRVAVVTGSGQGLGLAYAKDLARHGAAVVINDVNQATADAAVAEITAAGGRAVAVVAPVGNTETARKLVAGAVDAFGRLDIMVTNAGILRDKVLWKMTDDDFDAVVGVHLRGTFTCVREAVLRFREQGDGGRIICIGSPAGQRGNFGQTNYSGAKSGIVGMVRTWAMELQRAGITANAVCPVAATAMTETVPFLAPYIDGMKNGEPLPAIIRREVGMGTPDDAAGIISFLASDAAAEITGQAFAVGGDRLALWSHPELTAVEYSDGGWSAEDIAARWTDAFGDSLESVGEEFPEELMAK